The Hypomesus transpacificus isolate Combined female chromosome 3, fHypTra1, whole genome shotgun sequence genome has a window encoding:
- the LOC124466188 gene encoding platelet-activating factor receptor-like, protein MSVVQELPTEPSVKTTGRMETNTSLDINTMFYNFSVIQGNRTFLDSEFRYTLFPVFYGIVFIFGLLANCYALFILRRLRHSKTMTEIRIYMINLTMADLLFVCALPFWIGYYSRGGDWIYSDFMCRVAGLLFFINTYCSILFLAAISVNRYWAISCPLAAASTEHRRRGVIVSTLLWGVTLATSVQYLVSPGLQVDKDNVSRCFEGYTHEEDDDKRVIATTHILIIALFFLVFLLVVICNVLIAHALLAQSPSQPAVPSCRSRGDPGASMRASRRPRGVKQQALQMLCAVVGVFVLCFLPHHVVQLPWVPAVLEIREGWGSQGWEQDTRQYLNDLHQVTLLLMGLNCILDPVVYCFATNKFRSYIKAHLRKMRKGDACFRTGTTQISMDSKYQSQRHGEPQQLQGYTANMADES, encoded by the exons ATG AGTGTCGTTCAGGAGCtccccacagagccatcagtgAAGACTACGGGCAGGATGGAGACTAACACAAGCCTGGACATCAACACAATGTTCTACAACTTCTCTGTCATCCAAGGAAACAGAACTTTCCTGGACTCTGAGTTCCGCTACACGCTGTTTCCTGTGTTTTATGGCATAGTGTTCATCTTTGGCCTGCTAGCCAATTGTTATGCGCTGTTCATACTGCGGAGGCTTCGCCACTCCAAGACTATGACCGAGATCCGCATATACATGATCAACCTGACCATGGCCGACCTTCTCTTCGTCTGTGCTCTGCCCTTCTGGATTGGTTACTACAGTCGTGGTGGTGACTGGATCTACTCTGACTTCATGTGCCGCGTGGCGGGCTTGCTGTTCTTCATCAACACCTACTGCTCCATCCTCTTCCTCGCCGCCATCAGCGTCAACCGCTATTGGGCCATCAGCTGTCCGCTGGCCGCCGCTTCAACTGAACACCGGCGCCGTGGCGTCATCGTATCGACGCTCTTGTGGGGGGTGACCCTGGCCACGTCGGTCCAGTACCTGGTGTCCCCAGGCCTGCAGGTAGACAAGGACAACGTGTCCCGCTGTTTTGAGGGCTACACGCATGAGGAAGATGACGACAAAAGGGTTATTGCTACAACCCACATCCTGATCATCGCTCTCTTCTTCCTTGTCTTCCTGCTGGTGGTGATCTGTAACGTTCTGATCGCCCACGCCCTCCTGGCACAGTCCCCCAGCCAACCTGCTGTCCCGTCCTGCAGGTCTAGGGGTGATCCTGGGGCGTCCATGAGGGCGTCCCGTCGCCCCCGTGGGGTGAAGCAGCAGGCGCTGCAGATGCTGTGTGCGGTGGTGGGGGTGTTTGTGCTGTGCTTCCTTCCCCACCATGTGGTCCAGCTCCCGTGGGTGCCGGCAGTGCTGGAGATCAGGGAGGGATGGGGCAGCCAGGGGTGGGAGCAGGACACCAGGCAGTACCTCAATGACCTCCACCAGGTTACCCTCCTCCTCATGGGCCTGAACTGCATTCTGGACCCTGTAGTCTACTGCTTTGCCACCAATAAATTCCGTTCTTACATCAAAGCCCACCTGAGGAAGATGAGGAAAGGGGATGCTTGCTTCCGAACAGGCACTACCCAGATATCCATGGATAGCAAGTACCAGAGCCAGAGGCATGGTGAACCACAGCAACTCCAGGGTTACACAGCCAACATGGCTGACGAGAGCTGA